The Bacteroidota bacterium genome window below encodes:
- a CDS encoding carboxypeptidase-like regulatory domain-containing protein, producing MRSALRKLYILLFILISVNAKGIVVTGHVVDEKNQPLPFVSVFIAGTSIGTTANVEGEYRLDLNQGTHELTYKMIGYTAKVEKVVVQNSTVTLNMQLNQETVNLKAVVIRADAEDPAYEVIRNAQNKRKFYRDQIKEFACDAYVKSTQRLTDHPKSFMGEKIDANEFMDTTTKMFYLSESVSHLFYKQPNDFKEEMISSKVSGSARTYSFNQSADVLINLYDNIVNLSGITPRGIISPISANAFFSYKYRLEGTFIENGKTINKISVIPKRRSDPVFTGTIYIADDDWYINSADLFITKDQQMEFIDTFRMRETFMTIDGDKILPFNHQLSYSFSFVGFKGDGVVIGVFNNYLLNGAKPEGFAKGEIMKVNAGSNKKDSLYWETVRPIPLTNDEAVDYHRRDSAQVIKESKPYLDSLDRVNNKFTAGALLKGYYWDNSFKKRSYGITSPLLETGFNTVEGWNSRIDGTFYQSYGEDEAKEFSINSTLRYGFSNTHWNANTLITYRYSKIKNASVTLDAGTDVQQFNPAEPISPLINSIYTLFGEKNFMKLYERRYADLTYRSEITNGLDWKWNIEYSQRERLSNTSDYKVRDIEGREYTLNVPDVLTGTTGFPVHEAFVVELETRIRIGQKYISRPDSKYNLGTKFPTFRIAYRKSI from the coding sequence ATGAGATCAGCGCTACGTAAATTATACATTTTACTATTTATTTTAATTTCTGTCAATGCCAAAGGCATAGTAGTTACAGGCCATGTTGTTGATGAAAAAAACCAGCCATTGCCATTTGTCAGTGTTTTCATTGCCGGAACAAGCATTGGAACAACTGCAAATGTTGAAGGTGAATACCGGCTGGATCTGAATCAGGGAACTCATGAACTGACCTATAAAATGATCGGTTATACTGCCAAAGTAGAAAAAGTTGTAGTGCAGAATTCAACGGTCACTCTGAATATGCAATTGAATCAGGAAACGGTTAATTTGAAAGCAGTTGTGATCAGAGCCGATGCCGAAGATCCTGCTTATGAAGTGATCAGAAATGCCCAGAATAAAAGAAAATTTTACAGAGACCAGATCAAGGAATTTGCATGTGATGCATATGTGAAATCGACCCAACGACTGACGGATCATCCGAAATCATTTATGGGTGAAAAAATTGATGCTAATGAATTCATGGATACAACAACAAAGATGTTTTATCTGAGTGAATCGGTTTCACATTTGTTTTATAAACAACCAAATGATTTCAAGGAGGAAATGATCAGCAGCAAAGTAAGCGGATCTGCCCGGACCTATAGCTTTAATCAATCGGCTGACGTGCTGATCAATCTGTACGATAATATTGTCAATCTTTCAGGCATAACACCCAGAGGAATTATTTCGCCAATTAGTGCCAATGCATTTTTCTCCTACAAGTACAGGCTGGAAGGAACTTTCATTGAAAATGGAAAGACGATCAACAAGATCTCTGTTATTCCGAAACGAAGATCTGATCCTGTATTTACGGGAACAATCTACATAGCAGATGATGACTGGTATATCAATAGTGCGGATCTTTTCATTACAAAAGATCAGCAGATGGAATTCATTGATACATTCAGGATGCGGGAAACATTCATGACTATTGATGGTGACAAGATTCTTCCTTTTAACCACCAGTTGAGTTATAGTTTCAGTTTCGTTGGATTTAAAGGTGATGGAGTAGTTATTGGCGTTTTCAATAATTATCTTTTAAATGGAGCAAAGCCCGAAGGATTTGCAAAAGGTGAGATCATGAAAGTAAATGCAGGTTCGAATAAAAAAGATTCTCTTTATTGGGAAACTGTTCGTCCGATTCCACTTACGAATGATGAAGCAGTAGACTATCATCGTCGCGACAGTGCTCAGGTAATTAAAGAATCGAAACCATATTTGGATTCACTCGATCGTGTCAATAATAAATTCACAGCTGGAGCACTTCTGAAAGGTTATTATTGGGACAATTCCTTTAAGAAAAGATCATATGGCATTACTTCACCACTTCTGGAAACCGGTTTCAATACTGTTGAAGGATGGAATTCCAGAATTGACGGAACTTTTTATCAGTCGTATGGTGAAGATGAAGCGAAAGAATTTTCAATCAATTCAACCTTGCGTTACGGTTTTTCAAACACACATTGGAATGCCAACACACTTATAACCTACAGATACAGTAAGATCAAAAATGCTTCGGTTACTCTTGATGCCGGAACCGATGTTCAGCAATTTAATCCGGCAGAACCAATTTCTCCTTTGATCAATTCGATCTATACTTTATTTGGAGAAAAGAATTTCATGAAGTTGTATGAAAGAAGATATGCTGATCTGACTTACCGCAGTGAAATTACGAATGGGCTCGACTGGAAATGGAACATTGAATATTCGCAAAGAGAAAGACTTTCGAATACATCTGATTATAAAGTCCGTGATATTGAAGGCAGGGAATATACTTTAAATGTTCCTGATGTTTTAACTGGTACAACAGGTTTTCCGGTTCATGAAGCTTTTGTAGTAGAACTGGAAACAAGGATCAGGATCGGACAAAAATATATCAGTCGGCCCGATTCAAAGTATAATCTAGGAACTAAATTCCCGACGTTCCGGATTGCCTATAGAAAAAGCATTTGA
- a CDS encoding glycosyltransferase: MKVVIVGPAYPLRGGIADFNEALAIAFQKEGIPASLYSFYFQYPKFLFPGKTQNAIGEANPELKISSTISSVNPMSWFSTANKIANEKPDLVIIRYWLPFMAPALGTIAKLLRRKSIHVIAITDNVIPHEKRPGDSMFTKYFVNNCDAFITMSKSVLSDLTKFTSTRKKKFIPHPVYNIFGEAISKSEARKKLSIPENDKLILFFGFIRSYKGLDLLIEAMNEPEVKQQNVRLLIAGEFYEDNKPYLDRINELNAENRFILHTSFIGKDEVKNYFCAADLVVQPYKSATQSGITQIAYYFGRPMLVTKVGGLAEIVADKRVGYVTERNAQSIAHAISDFYNHNRENEFAKNASVDSEKFSWKAFTNGILELNNEISAT, from the coding sequence TTGAAAGTAGTTATAGTCGGACCGGCATATCCTCTTCGTGGCGGCATCGCTGATTTCAATGAAGCGCTTGCAATTGCTTTTCAAAAAGAAGGGATTCCGGCTTCGTTGTATTCATTCTATTTTCAATATCCTAAATTTCTGTTTCCTGGTAAAACACAAAATGCAATTGGAGAAGCAAATCCTGAACTGAAGATTTCTTCAACGATAAGTTCTGTGAATCCTATGTCATGGTTTAGTACTGCAAATAAAATTGCAAATGAAAAACCTGATCTCGTAATCATTAGATATTGGTTACCGTTTATGGCGCCGGCATTAGGGACAATTGCTAAATTGTTACGAAGAAAATCCATTCATGTTATTGCAATTACTGATAATGTGATTCCCCATGAAAAACGGCCCGGTGATAGTATGTTCACAAAGTATTTTGTAAATAATTGTGATGCATTTATTACAATGTCAAAATCCGTTCTTAGCGATCTGACAAAATTTACATCAACAAGGAAAAAGAAATTCATTCCGCATCCGGTCTATAATATCTTTGGTGAAGCAATTTCAAAGAGTGAAGCCAGAAAGAAGTTGTCAATTCCGGAAAACGATAAACTGATTCTTTTCTTTGGATTCATACGTTCGTATAAAGGACTTGATCTTTTGATTGAAGCGATGAATGAGCCGGAAGTAAAGCAGCAGAATGTCAGGCTACTCATTGCAGGTGAATTTTACGAGGACAACAAACCATATCTTGATCGCATCAATGAGTTGAATGCAGAGAACAGATTTATCCTGCATACTTCTTTTATAGGTAAAGATGAAGTTAAGAATTACTTTTGTGCGGCAGATCTGGTCGTACAGCCATACAAAAGTGCAACACAAAGCGGAATTACTCAGATCGCTTACTACTTTGGCCGGCCTATGCTGGTTACCAAAGTTGGCGGATTGGCAGAGATCGTTGCAGATAAAAGAGTAGGGTATGTTACAGAAAGAAATGCGCAATCAATAGCACATGCAATTTCTGACTTTTACAATCACAACAGGGAAAATGAATTTGCTAAAAACGCATCAGTTGATAGTGAGAAATTTTCATGGAAAGCATTTACAAACGGAATACTAGAACTAAACAATGAGATCAGCGCTACGTAA
- a CDS encoding glycosyltransferase family 2 protein, with protein MDISVVIPLYNEEESLPELCDWIVRVMNANNYSYEIILIDDGSKDKSWEVIEKLSEQNRSIKAIRFRRNYGKSAALNEGFIASQGRVLITMDADLQDSPDEIPGLYDMIVKDGYDLISGWKKKRYDPLSKTIPTKFFNWATRKMSGINNLHDFNCGLKSYRREVAKSIEVYGEMHRYIPVIAKWAGFSKIGEKVVEHRARKYGVTKFGLERFINGFLDLLSITFVSRFGKKPMHLFGLLGTLMFVIGFIASVYLGASKLYSVYHNYAARLITDRPSFYIALTSMIIGTQLFLAGFIGELVSRSSPERNKYLIEKKCNL; from the coding sequence GTGGATATATCGGTTGTCATCCCACTTTACAACGAAGAAGAATCGTTGCCTGAACTTTGCGACTGGATCGTAAGGGTTATGAATGCGAATAATTATTCGTATGAAATAATCCTGATCGACGATGGCAGTAAGGATAAGTCTTGGGAGGTAATCGAAAAACTTTCAGAACAGAATCGTTCGATCAAAGCAATCCGCTTTCGCAGAAACTATGGTAAATCTGCAGCTTTGAATGAAGGTTTTATCGCTTCACAGGGAAGAGTTCTGATCACTATGGATGCCGATCTTCAGGATAGTCCGGATGAAATTCCCGGGCTTTACGACATGATCGTGAAAGATGGGTATGATCTTATTTCCGGATGGAAAAAGAAACGATATGATCCGCTTTCAAAAACAATTCCTACTAAATTTTTCAACTGGGCGACAAGAAAAATGTCCGGTATAAATAATTTGCATGACTTCAACTGTGGACTGAAATCATACAGAAGAGAAGTTGCAAAAAGTATTGAAGTGTATGGTGAAATGCATCGGTACATTCCTGTCATAGCCAAATGGGCCGGATTTTCAAAAATAGGAGAGAAGGTAGTTGAACACAGAGCGCGCAAATATGGTGTAACCAAATTCGGTCTCGAACGATTTATCAATGGGTTCCTTGACTTGTTGTCGATTACTTTTGTTTCACGTTTCGGAAAGAAGCCAATGCATCTCTTCGGATTACTCGGAACATTGATGTTTGTAATTGGATTTATTGCTTCTGTTTATTTAGGTGCAAGCAAATTATACAGTGTTTATCATAATTATGCAGCAAGGTTAATTACGGATAGACCTTCATTTTATATAGCTCTTACTTCGATGATCATAGGAACACAATTATTTCTGGCAGGATTTATCGGTGAATTGGTTTCCCGTTCATCGCCTGAAAGAAATAAATATCTGATCGAAAAGAAGTGTAATCTCTGA
- a CDS encoding DUF4199 domain-containing protein — protein sequence MENNRTQNKISFTYGAICGLISIVLFLLFYFMGTDIQSKAPQYLSYAVLAIVIILGIKSYRDQDLGGYISYSKALGTGTLIALYSGLISAAFSVVFFMYIAPDMIDQIIAAAQENMVKQGLSEEQMQMGIDWTRKFMQPSWLFVFSVITNVFLGFVFSLLIAVFLKKEDTPFNSTQG from the coding sequence ATGGAAAACAATCGTACTCAGAACAAAATCTCCTTTACGTATGGGGCCATTTGTGGCCTTATCAGTATTGTGCTTTTTCTCCTGTTTTATTTTATGGGAACCGACATTCAAAGCAAAGCGCCGCAATATTTAAGTTATGCAGTACTTGCAATTGTGATCATTCTGGGAATCAAATCGTACCGTGATCAGGATCTTGGTGGCTATATCAGTTATTCCAAAGCACTTGGTACCGGAACCTTGATCGCCTTGTACAGTGGTTTGATCAGTGCCGCTTTTTCAGTAGTGTTTTTTATGTACATAGCACCGGATATGATCGATCAGATCATCGCTGCCGCACAAGAGAACATGGTTAAGCAAGGATTGTCAGAAGAGCAAATGCAAATGGGAATCGACTGGACTAGAAAATTCATGCAACCATCGTGGTTATTCGTCTTTTCGGTAATTACAAATGTGTTTTTGGGATTTGTGTTTTCATTATTAATTGCTGTCTTCCTGAAAAAAGAAGATACTCCATTTAATTCAACTCAAGGTTAA
- the fsa gene encoding fructose-6-phosphate aldolase — protein MKFFIDTANLAQIKEAEDLGVLDGVTTNPSLMAKEGITGQNNILKHYVDICNIVSGDVSAEVISTDFKGMVDEGEMLASLHPQIVVKIPMIKDGVKALKYFSDKGIKTNCTLVFSAGQALLAAKAGATYVSPFLGRLDDINQDGIELIEQIVFIYQNYDFETQVLAASIRSPLHIVRCAEAGADVATCPLNAILDLLKHPLTDSGLAKFLADAKGVK, from the coding sequence ATGAAATTCTTTATTGATACAGCCAATTTAGCACAGATCAAAGAAGCCGAAGATCTTGGGGTTCTTGATGGTGTTACTACAAATCCTTCTTTAATGGCTAAGGAAGGTATCACCGGACAAAATAATATTCTAAAGCATTATGTTGATATCTGTAACATTGTTTCAGGTGATGTGAGTGCTGAAGTTATTTCCACTGACTTCAAAGGAATGGTTGACGAAGGTGAAATGCTTGCTTCCCTTCATCCACAGATCGTCGTGAAAATTCCGATGATCAAAGATGGTGTGAAGGCATTGAAATATTTTTCCGACAAAGGAATTAAAACAAATTGCACACTGGTATTTTCTGCCGGACAAGCATTGCTTGCTGCAAAAGCAGGTGCAACATATGTTTCTCCTTTCCTTGGTCGCCTTGATGATATTAACCAGGATGGAATCGAACTGATCGAACAGATCGTTTTCATCTATCAGAACTACGATTTCGAAACACAAGTACTTGCTGCATCTATTCGCAGTCCGTTACACATCGTTCGCTGCGCAGAAGCCGGTGCTGATGTTGCAACGTGCCCGTTGAATGCAATCCTTGACCTGCTAAAACATCCTTTGACTGATTCAGGTTTGGCGAAGTTTTTGGCGGATGCTAAAGGGGTTAAATAA
- a CDS encoding threonylcarbamoyl-AMP synthase: MLLRFQGKTVNEKYIDQIVQTLKSGGIIIIPTDTVYALAGDIHSSKAMERICRFKNIKPEKANFSFLCSGLSNISEFTKPFNTEIFRLMKNSLPGPFTFILNANNNVPAIFKSNKKTIGIRVPDNIISQAIIEALGNPLMVTSVHDDDQFYDYVTDPEVIDERFGAQVDIVVDGGMSEFEPSTVIDCTGNEPLLIRQGKGEIPMQGTENNNKFL; this comes from the coding sequence ATGCTCCTTAGGTTCCAAGGCAAAACGGTCAATGAAAAATACATCGACCAGATAGTGCAGACTTTAAAGTCGGGTGGAATAATTATCATTCCGACCGATACTGTCTATGCACTTGCCGGCGATATTCATAGTTCAAAAGCCATGGAAAGGATCTGTCGATTCAAGAATATCAAACCTGAGAAAGCGAACTTTTCTTTTTTGTGTTCCGGGCTAAGTAACATTTCAGAATTCACAAAGCCATTCAATACTGAGATTTTCCGGTTGATGAAAAATTCTCTTCCGGGTCCATTCACATTTATCCTGAATGCCAACAATAATGTGCCGGCAATTTTTAAATCGAATAAGAAAACTATCGGTATCAGAGTACCGGATAATATTATTTCGCAAGCTATCATTGAAGCATTAGGAAATCCGTTAATGGTAACTTCTGTACATGATGACGATCAGTTTTACGATTATGTTACCGATCCTGAAGTGATCGACGAACGGTTCGGTGCACAAGTTGATATTGTTGTTGATGGTGGAATGAGTGAATTCGAACCTTCAACAGTAATTGATTGTACGGGAAATGAACCATTGCTGATTCGTCAGGGTAAAGGTGAAATCCCAATGCAAGGGACTGAGAACAACAATAAATTTTTATAA
- a CDS encoding exonuclease, whose protein sequence is MFKVGFVANYEAMDHRHGLRLFTQFNVVEYGKPFFLNDVSITFYPAGHMLGSAQILMEYAGERYLYTGDFKTQADTSCESFEYIKCDHLITETTFASPEYEHPDPVKVLEELAAENVNVVIGAYAIGKAQRISKLITEKFPEIPVYVHPEIIPFNDIYSSFGFDLGTWKPYRRTEFKEQERSFYIVSPSQFRRFSRNKNVLKVFATGWKQSYYECDRVLPISDHADWNGLLEMIRQCNPSKIYTVHGDGTFLKQHLSDSKISVEIL, encoded by the coding sequence ATGTTCAAAGTTGGCTTCGTAGCTAACTACGAAGCCATGGATCATCGGCATGGTTTGAGATTATTTACTCAGTTTAATGTTGTAGAATATGGCAAACCATTTTTTCTTAATGATGTCAGCATAACATTTTATCCTGCAGGACACATGCTAGGAAGTGCGCAGATCCTGATGGAATATGCCGGTGAACGTTATTTATATACCGGAGATTTCAAGACACAGGCAGATACGAGTTGTGAATCGTTTGAATATATTAAATGCGATCATCTCATCACTGAAACTACTTTTGCTTCGCCAGAATACGAACATCCTGATCCTGTAAAAGTTCTTGAAGAGCTGGCAGCGGAAAATGTCAATGTTGTGATCGGTGCTTATGCCATTGGTAAAGCGCAAAGAATAAGTAAGCTTATAACAGAAAAATTTCCTGAGATTCCGGTTTATGTACATCCTGAGATTATTCCATTCAATGATATTTATTCATCTTTCGGATTTGATCTTGGTACCTGGAAGCCATATCGACGGACTGAATTCAAAGAACAGGAGCGTAGCTTTTATATCGTTTCACCATCTCAGTTCAGACGATTTTCAAGAAATAAAAATGTACTGAAAGTTTTCGCCACAGGGTGGAAGCAATCATATTATGAATGTGATCGGGTTCTGCCAATCAGTGATCATGCCGATTGGAATGGTTTATTGGAAATGATCAGACAATGTAATCCATCGAAAATTTATACTGTACATGGTGATGGAACTTTTCTCAAACAGCATTTAAGCGATTCAAAAATTTCAGTGGAGATCTTATAA
- a CDS encoding dephospho-CoA kinase — protein MKIIGITGGIGSGKSVVCKIFEQLKIPVYEADSAAKLLYNKYPELKQSVRELVSEDAIDKNGNINRKKLAEIVFNDEEKLEILNKLVHPLVKRDFENWVESHKSYPYVLKEAAILFESGANKQCDLVIAVISPLELRIERIRQRDKKSKAEIEKIITSQLSDEELIKRSDFVIYNDEVQMVVPQVLKIHGEIMSK, from the coding sequence ATGAAAATTATCGGGATCACCGGAGGTATTGGCAGCGGAAAATCGGTTGTGTGCAAGATATTTGAACAACTGAAGATTCCTGTCTACGAAGCAGATTCTGCGGCTAAACTTTTGTACAACAAGTATCCAGAATTAAAACAAAGTGTAAGGGAATTAGTCTCTGAAGATGCAATTGACAAAAATGGAAATATAAATCGCAAGAAACTTGCAGAGATCGTTTTTAACGATGAAGAAAAACTAGAAATATTAAATAAACTGGTTCATCCACTCGTAAAACGAGATTTTGAAAACTGGGTCGAGAGTCATAAAAGTTATCCATATGTCCTGAAAGAAGCAGCGATCTTATTTGAAAGCGGAGCAAACAAGCAATGCGATCTGGTAATAGCAGTAATTTCACCACTCGAACTCCGCATAGAACGCATCCGTCAACGCGATAAAAAATCAAAAGCAGAGATCGAGAAGATAATTACATCTCAACTAAGCGACGAAGAACTGATCAAGCGATCGGATTTTGTGATTTATAATGATGAAGTGCAGATGGTGGTACCGCAGGTGCTCAAGATACATGGGGAGATAATGTCTAAATAG